AGGGGCTGAAGGCTGGCTTTTGGCCAGGGAAGAAAAGCCTTGGTAGCTGCTGGCTTGCTACCTCTCCAGCACTACTGCTGCACTTTTATTTCCCATAAAAGATCTCAAGAGACTTGACCTAGGTCAGTCTGTGTGAAATGGATCAAGAATGGATCTTCCTGGTTCAGAAAGCAACTCCTCTGCCCTACTTATAGCTATCCCAGATGAAAGAAATTGAGTTTATCTAATGTATTCTTCCTACGCAAGCTTTAAGGTCTTACACTTTTCAAAGGCAATTCTGGCTGATACCACCTTCAAGATCTGCGAGCATAAAGATAGGGTTAAAATACCTTGGAAGGGGTTTAGACAAATCTTTTAATCACATTCTTTTAGTCCCTTTTACAAAATGTGACAGCTGTCTCTAACACCAACATAACTAGGCAGATGTTGTTGGCTACAGGAAATGGAAAGGGCTAAACTGAAAGAGCCACTGCTCCACATCCTATCCATGTGCATCCCCATGTGACAAAGTCAGAGCAGATCATATGTGAGCTCCTGTAACATCTGCAGATGAAACTGAAACTAGCTGGCTATCAGCTCTGAGCACTTGAAATAAATAGGCAAAACAGTGCTGAACATAGGCACTACTAAATAGCTTAAAAAGGCTTTTAGGAACCTTAACAAAAAATGCCTGTGGCATGGTCTAGAAAAGCTCATCGTTTCCCACAGGCGGTTCCTTTGAGACCAAAGTCATGCAGGGCTCCCACACTCACGTGAAAGACTCAAGTCTTAAACAATTTGGTTATGATCAGATAAAACACAAAAGAGGGAACAAAAATAACTTCCCCATCTCTCCtttcatccagaagcaggtgaATCACTGACTTAAAAGACATCTAGTGGCAGATAAAAAACTATAGAAAATGACTAATCAAAAGGATGTTATTCTGGAAACTTCCAGACTTCCCATTCCATGGAGTCTTAGAAAGGAGTGGAGTTCCAGTCTTTCATTAAACCATGAATGTTAGACAGAGACTAAATGATAAACCAAGTTATGGAAAAGCTTCCCAGACAACTGTAAGTCAAAAGGACTTGTGAAGCCTTAGGCAGTATTCCTACTCTCCTCTATCACCTTaacctcccttcctgctggcaaGAGCAGGCAGCAACCACACTGTGAAACCTGAGCGCCTGTATGACCTAAAATTCCAAGTCAGGCTTAAACAGCACTGAAGCATAGAGAGTTGTGTActttagatatatatatagatatatatatatatatatatatacataaagatttttcttccttttatatATAAAAGACACAAGATATTAATTCTTCCAACCTCAATTTTTTTGGTTTCACTTACTCTGAACAAGTAAAAACCATCATCCCAGGAACTTACAGCAAAGCCACCACAGGTTCCTGGGACCACGAGAATCCTGTtcagcaagaaaaaagaaaagcatctgGAAAAGCCCACTGTAAGCTGGGCAGTGGAGAGTCAGCAGTACAAGTGAGAAAGACTCCAAGTCCCATTTGCTTGGAAGAAAAGGAATAAGCAACCCTAGCCTGAAAGAACCCAGATTCTACCCGCATATAAATGCACAAGCAATACCAATCAACCTCACAGACTTTTTTTAGTAAGACCTTTCAATAAACACACACAGATATATATACAGCCTTCTCTTGCAGAGACAGTTAAGTAGTTCCACAATCAGGACAGGGCAGGCCAGTCAGCACCACCTGGCCAGTGGTTCACAAGGTGCTGAAGATACTCCTGTGTGCGTGCTCATGGTTACTTCATCGTTTCTGAAGGGAAGGCCAGTAAGTCTTGGAGACAGGCTCagtgcaaacacacacacagctgcagTATTCTGTAACAGCTGTGTCACAGGGTaagggagagggagcagcagagaaaagaaCAAACATAAACCCTCTGCCAAAAGTGTCTGCAAACAGTGTCTATCCATGGTAAGTCCAGTCAGATTTTGATAGAGAAGGAAGTTCCACATGAGCAACCCTTCTCTGCCTGGGGGTTGCTCACCACCTGGAAGGAGCTTCGGATCAGCTCTTGGCTGAAATCCACCATGGATCCTTTCACAAAGGCCAGGCTGTCCACATCCACAACCACACGGGCACCACCTtgttcaaacaccctgcaaaaaaaaaaagcagcatattTAACCACTAACTGTGCCAAAGACCTTACAGAAAAGCACAACCTCAGCATGCTGCTTATCTCACAGGCGTCTTCCCTTCAATGCAAGACACTAATATCTCACACATACCCCTCCTGCCGTTTTTGCCAAGAACAGAAACATCTGACCACCAAAATGTCCCTTTGTCCTTGCCTGTCATCGGGATTGATAACTGTGTCCAAGGAAAATTTGTACTGGAAGCCAGAGCAGCCACCTCCTTCAACCTGCAGCCTGAGAAACTCTGATCCTCCTGCAAtctccagcagcctctgcaaataaataaaaggaagagGATTTAAAGTCCTGCTGAACAAACCAGTGAACACTCAAACGTCTCCTTTGTGCGacggcagggcaggcagggtggAAACCCTTCCAGAGACACCAGACCGCTCCCCGAGTCCCCACCTTCACGCAGCTCTCGCTGAGGAAGATCTGTCCTTCGCTGGGGCCGCTCTCCGTCGGGCCCGGCTGGGAGAAGGACGACGCCCAGCGCAGCAGGGAGCCAGCGGGGCGGGCAGGGCCTCCCGGGGGCCTCGGCAGCGCTCGGCCTGGGCACGGTGGAGCGGAGCAGCGGCTGCCTCGGGAAGAAGGGAGAGGGGGCGCCTCAGAGGGGTCCGCGCCGCCGGAGCgggcggcgggcccggcccctgcagccaccaccccCTGCGGCGCAGCGGGGACGTTCTGTGCTCCCGAGGGAGGGTGCAAGGGGCCGAGTGTCCAAGGGAACGGTACCTCGTCCGGCCGCCCAGCGCCAACATCCACCACCgccgcagcgccgccggcgccGCCATGCCGGAccagccccgccccgccgccatGGCGGAAGTGCGGCTGCagcgggcgggagcggccgcgcccACGGCGGGGCGGCACCGGGGCGGCCGTGGCGGTGCCGGTGCCCATGCCCATGCCCGTGCCCATGCCCCTGCCCCTTCGCGGGCAGTGCTTGGTGTCGGCTTCGGGGAGCGCGTCACAGGCGCTCAAAGGCACGAAGCTGCTGTTCGCCTTTGGGGGTGTTTGCAGCCGTGAAGCAGTGAAGAGTAATGAAATAAGCACCGAGCGCTGCCCGTCCGCGCATGCTTGTCCCGGGATTAGCCGTAAGGTTATCCTGAGCAGAACCCAGAGAAGGATCAAGGTGCCGCCGCAGGGGAGTTGGGTAGGCTGAAGAGCAAACACGGGGGTTTTAGGGTTTCTCCCTTATTCCggcttttctgctttgctctatttATCAGCTGGAGGCCAGTCGTCCCCAGTTGGAGCGCTTGCCCGGCGCTCTCACACCCACACCGTCCCTCGCCTCCCACCGCAGCGAGGGCGGGGGGACGCCCCGGCCCCCGAGGGCCCCCCGACTCCGGGCAGGCCCCTACGGCCACCCGAGGCTCGTTGCCTTCCCACGGTGgtttcagctcctcctgctcgtTTGCCGTGTGACAGTGACCTAGCCGGTCGATCACAGAGCGCTCATGGTTAAAagagtgttttctctctttgttcCTCATGTGCTTCTGGGGGAGGAATCCTGTTCCTCAGCCCTAGCCAGGCCTGTGGAGAGTCATACGCTGACTGTGTGAAAGACTGGTGGAAGAAAACCTGTCATCCCAGCAGGAGGGGGTGATTTACCGTCAGAGGACTTCAGGACCTTGTCACAGTTAGCTTTCTCACCATCCTGCTCCAAGCAAAGTGATTCTTCTGTAACCACgggcttttgctttttgttccACCCTGAGCATGTAAATAAAGACTGGTTTGAGCTGTTTAATTTTGCCTACTCTTGGGTTAGCTCTAATCATGCTAGATAAAGCCAGGAAAGTATCACAGGCAAGCTCCCAGCAGGACTGGTACTAATGCAGGCACCTGCAATAGTTGATGAATCCTCACACTGaatgtttaaataaaaacatattgGGGTGTTTCTCGATTATTATCAGTGTGGCATCCCAAATGCTGACAACTttggaggagggaaggaaaacctCCTCGGAGCAAAGACACAGAGAGATCATGCCTGATTTCTGTCCATACTGCATTAGCTTTCTTTCTCACTCCTGTAGGGTGTATTAGATTGATCTTGCTGCATTTCTCCATGTTGTGGCTGTATTCACTGCGAACACCTTTTGGAGAATGGATGTAGCCCCAAAAAACAGACACTTATTTGGAGTTGCCTTCATTTTTGCTGTGTTAAAGTGACAGAAAGGTGTTAAGTGACAAGTGTGGCAAGCAGCTTCAAGGGTCTTTGGGACATTGCTAAAATGATTACTGCAGACTGAAAGAATGAGGAAAAGGCCAACTAACATCACTCACagttaatataattaataatctgctgtgctgaggagagACTCATGGTCTGGGGACAACTTTTTTGTGTGACAAAAGGAGGTGGGGGGTATAAACTAAGAGAACAGCTATTCCCTTGCATCTCATCAGTGgccattttttccttcagtcaGCTATGTGGTACAGGGATGGTtagttgcttttttttaatagagttACAATCtagtttttcttccttcttggATTCTCATAATTTTTTGGTCATCTTGTTTCTGATAGGTAGACATAATTTGTCTTGAAGtttgtgttttgattttctgttcTTATTCTGGTTTGTGGTGTCTTGGTTTGGGGAGTTCCTTTAGCTCTCTTTAAGCACACTGTATTGAAGAGATTTATCTGAGAGTTGAATTTTCTAGCTTTTTTGCTCATTTCTCCTCTGCAATATGATGCTAAAATCATCTTTTCTCTATTTTGAAGGGAAATGAAACTTGTTTCAGTGCTTCAGAAACTGGTGATAATAAAACCTCTGGCGTGGTGTTGAATGCAAGAGTGGATGTGATGAATTTAAATGTGAGTTCTGACGATCTAGCAAAGGAACATGTTCTGGCTGAAAGAACAGTTTAATTGATTAGTCTCTGTATGTGGATTTTCTTGAGAACCTGCCTGCTTATTTCACTGCCACTGTAGTGCCTGCAAGCACATTTGTTTACAGAGCTGCAAGTGCTGTGCTATTGGAGGGATTTGGATTAATCAGGTGTAGATGGCTGATGAAGTGGAACTTCAGGCTTTATCCTTGTGTAATAGAGTTGGTTGAGCTACAAAAATTAACAAGTCCAGTATCAGTCTTGCTGGAGAGAATTTGTCTGCTAGCTTTCTTAGCCTTTTCCACTGGTATTTCTTCAGTGCAGCATAAGCTCCCTGTGATGCTGGTAATCTGAAAGGACCTCCATCCGCGAAATAATGAGATCAGCCTGAAGTTGATTTGAATCTTTCTTAAGCAATTTTTGGCTCCAAGGGAACCTGGAGGCTTATGCCTATTATCAGATGTCACAGGGGGCATGTGCCTAAAAGCAAGGTCTGTTTGGCCCAAGATGCTTATGCTGTCCTGGGGAATTTAAGCTTTAGTAATGTTATTGCAAAACTGACACCATAGTAATGTATGATATGAGCTAAAAACCTTGGGCAGAAGGTTTCTGCTTCTTTCCTCTGTAAAGGCCTTGGCTGTAGATTTACAGACATACACTTATTAGGCTTTTTACTACTccgttttggggtgcagggagggaaACGTTTTCTGTGAAAATGTTAATTTGGATCCTAGATGCGATGATTTTTAGTTCAAAGCCTTTGAAATATGTGTTGACTTGTATGTACATAGTCACTGCCATTGTGTAAAAGCATCTGTGAAGCAAAGATACCTGGTGAATTGTTTCACAGGAGGCATCCTGATTTAATGGCCTGTGGAATTTGCTCCCAAGCAAATTCCAAGCACTGCTTATCCTGTGAATGTGTGACAGCACTTTATGGTGTTGCTCTGGCTTGACAGCAGTTCTGTTACCAGCAGTCAGATAGGCAACTTTGTTTACCATCTGTAAGACTTGAAGGATGTGGATAAGGGAAGCCTTTTGAAGGGCATGCTTTCCATGTGCAAGGAAAAGCCTTTATCTGGGTCAGTTATAAAGTGTGCTAGGTAGTGCTAAATACATGGCTTAGTCtcagcagggttttttttgagggtgttttttgtttttgttttttttgggggggggtgtttgtttggtttggttttttgttgttttttttttttttttttttttttttttaatagagctTTGGTAAGTATCCTGCATGCGTCTTGAAACTGAATGCTTAGttgaaatctaaaaaaaaaaccattaaaaagcCCCACACCCCTTTCTGATGTGACACCCTTTGCAGAGGGCCTGAGCAAAGTGTGAGGTGCCACCTCTGAGTCactgggctgtgcagctgcagctgagcaggcaGACACCTCACTGGGACAGAGGTCTGAAGCGGGGACGCTGTGTCAGCTCTGCCACGTTCCTACCAAATCAGTACTCACGTGCCTCTCTGCTGTATTCTGACATGATTCCAGAAAGGCTTAAATTTGCTACCATGTGAAATTGGTGGAAAGTTGTAAACTTCAGCTTGGGTCAAATGCTTTCTGAAGCGTCATCTGGTTTGCCTTGGCATCCACGGCACAAAGCAGGGAGTCTCTAGCAATTCACGAGTTTGAGAACCAGAACTGGCGTGTGTGTGCTCTATGAGAGGTGGCAGACACGCCAGGTACTCAGCAGATGTAACTCTTGGCACTTGTGCTACACAAACAGCTTTCAACCTGCAGAACAAGAGGTATGGGATATGTACGATCAAGGCCACGGACGAGTCTACCACAGCAGCTTTGTGGGCGTTATGTTTTATCCCCTTTCAGCAGGGGCAGCAAAAGACCTTCCCGGTCCATGGCACTGCCTGTATCTGAGCCtgtcctctggctgctgcctttgacACTGACTGTCCCAGGACAGCCCGGGAGTGGGCATGGCCAATGGCAGCGCTTTTGGAGACGGTGTCAGTCCGTCTGTCCGAGGGCTGTAGTTCCAGCACACCACCAGCACCACTCCCAGGCTGTCCCGTAGTCCCCTGTCACGACAGGAGCTGTCGTGAGGGGCCCCCACCGCCCTTTTCCCGGCTGCAGCCTTGCCCTCGGCCACGGGGGCGGTTCTTTCCCCCGGCCCCCCCCCCGGGAGCGCTCGGTGActccggcccggccccgcgggcggGGCCCGCCCCAGCTgaccggcgggcggggccgcCGCGCTCATGTGAccccgcggagccgccgccgctgctgctgccgctgccgtGCCCGCTGCCGCCGCCATGGTGCCCTCCCCGCTCGCCTTGCTCCTGGCGCTGggcgccgccgccaccgccctgGCCGAGCCCCTCCGCTTCGTTGACTGCGGTGAGTGGCTCCGGCCCGCGGGGCAGCgggaggagagcagcaggcGGAGGCGGCCCGGTAATCCCGATTCTTCCTTGCAGGTTCCGTAGACGGCAGCATCCGGGAGGTGAACGTGAGCCCCTGCCCcactcagccctgcctgctccacaAGGGGACATCTTACAGCATCAACGTCACCTTCGCCAGCAGTAAGGAGCACATCCCCAGCGGGAGTGGGCAGGGGATCCCCTCTGCTGGGAGGGGAGAAGGGCGGCCGGAGAAGGATCTGGGTGGAGGGAGAGTGTCCCTTAGTTGTGTTCTTGCAGCCTCTGGGGTGTGTGAAGGGCACGTGTGGTATATGTGTGTTCTCCGTGTTTTGCAGAGATCGAGAGCCAGGGCAGTAAAGCAAGGGTgtatggggagatgctgcatgtGGACATACCCTTCCCTATTCCTGAGCCTGATGGATGCAAGTCTGGGATCCAGTGCCCCATTCAGAAGGGCCATTCGTACAGCTACTTGAATAAACTGCCTGTGAAGAGCGAGTACCCCAGTGTAAGTATGCAGGCAGCTGGTCAACTTCTCAGCTACCGCCTATACTGGAGTAGTCTCACCACCTGCCTTTAAGGGAAGACAGCTGTTCTGTTCTGGTGTGACAGACTAGACTCCATACACAGTCTGGTGTTCTTTTTGCTGTATGACCCTAGTTTCAAGTTCCCACTTTGGGACAGGCTcagcaaaagaagcagcctAGCTCCAGCTGAGAAGTggcttcagctgctccagtatcttcctgtgctgtgctTCCTGCACCGTGCTTCCCACCAGagcctgctgcctgcagctcaaTGTTCCCAGACTGGGTGTGCTTGACTCTGGCGTGCAGTTCAGCTAGGGATGCTGCAGGGTGCTTGCACTCTACTTTTGCAGGGAGTGAGAATTCAAGTGCAGTGTGTGGAGGCCTCCTGTGTCATGTAACTGGGTGCTCTCCAACCACAGATGGTGCTCCAGGAATCAGTGTATGAGCGTGGCCCACCTACTGCACACAAGGACAaggccccagctctgtcctcttTGTGCAGAGCTCCCAGGACCTCTTTGTTCCATACAAGTGATAACTTTTCTCCTGATGCCCTTGCCTTAAGATTTCCTGAATGTTATTTccctctacttctctctctTTCAGATTAAACTGATTGTGAAGTGGGAGCTGGTAGATGACCAGGACCAGATGTTGTTCTGCTGGAAGATACCGGTGCAGATTACCAGCTGAGGAGCTCTGCCATTAGtagggtttggggaggggaaaaCTGGAAACAACACAGGCCaaattcttttatataataaaCATTTCTTACTGCTTCCTTCAGAGCTCTGCGGCCTCTGAGCAGCCAGCTGTTCCTTGCAAGATCAGCCCCTGGCAGAGTACTCTTACTGTGTTTAGGTGACACCCCTGGGGTGTTTTCCTAGCAGCTCAAAGGGCAGCAGTGACTGAGCATCATCCTCCAGCCACTCTGCGGAGGCAGGCGCTTTATCTGTTAGACATGGAGCTGTCTGTCCTCACAAAGGAATTTCTCAGTGATGAACTTGGCTATTGTCTGAGCTACCTGATAACCCTTCAGTGCCTCTTCTAGAATGCCGGCTGCATCCACCCTCCTGTGTTTCTCCTGCTCTGTTGTGATCAGGATGCCCCCAGGACCTGCATTTGCTATCCATGCAgtgaagcagagggaaggagaggagtCTTTCCCTGAGCTGACAGCCTGCTATGTCCTGGGCTTCTGCTCAAGCCAGCAGGACTCCAGCTGGGAAAACTTGCGTTTTGTGGATGCAAAGCCAAATGGTGTTCAATGTCTCTGCAGGGATGATTCTTTCTCTAACCAGTGTTTTGCACTACTACTAACttggagctgctgtgagctCCTGAATCTCTTTTTATAACTTTCCTTTTAATAAAGGCTAGACAAAATCTGCTTGTGTTGTATTCTGTGAGTGAAGAGGatcaggaggaaaagcagaatgTCTGGGCATCTTCTAGTTGGGATTCAGCTGGTCTTCTTAGCTGAAGGCATGAATAGAGGTGGTATGCTGGCCTAAGTGTGGGTACCCTCGAAGCAGCCAAGCATCTCTGTTGCCGGTATCCAGCTGGCAATGTTTGGCTGTGCTCTTGCTTTGCTAGTCCTATGCAGGCTTGAAATTGTGCAAAGGCTCCCTGAAGAGGTGGTGGCATAGAACATAGCCTTGCTTGCTGCAGCATAGGTAAAGGTCTTCATACTGagggctccagggctggaaaaACAACTTCCAGACCTGCCAGAGAGCCCTTACCATCTGCAGTAAGCTATACTTTCTCgtgtgggagctgcagctcccttgTGTGAGAACAAGGCTACAACTTCCGTGCTGTCTGCAGGGAGTGGAGTAGGCTCCTGCCactggtgctgggctggggatttGGCCTGGCAAAGCTCCCTACTCCGGtttgggagcaggaggaggccatGTGCCAGCTGAGAGGGCCAAGAATTGGCTTACAAGTGGGAtggctgtgcccttggcagagGCAAGACAAGCATAGTTCTGACAAGCCCCAGTGTCTTGAGCCACAGGGGcccaaaataaatgttttatttaacaACATGAGAGAAGTTTCCAGCAgactcagttaaaaaaaataaccaacaaCAACTTTACAGAAAGGAAGCTGGAcctgcttcccctccccctgcccagctaGCATGGGGCACAAAGTATAGGGCTAAAGGCCACAGGGAGAGCTGGCCCTGGGGCCCCTCAGGCCTCTTTCCCATGCCCCAAGGTTAGGCAGCAGCTCTAGAAAGCTGGGGTGGAACCCCCATCTTAAGCTCTGGCCTGGGAGCTGGACGCTTCACAAGGAGTGGGGCCAGCACCTGCGGTGTGGGTAAGGCTTGTCACTAGGTCagtgcagcagtggcagggagGTGAACCCCCTTTCTTGCAGGGTgagggggacaggcaggggctgtgtggCAAGGGAAGGTGTCCTGTGAGCCTCCATGACACAGAGCAATGTGACAGGTGCTGAGGGCTGGggtgggctctgctgcaggaagagcaggggctggcagggccaaGAGGGGTGCAGAGgcagggagctcagccctgACCTATAGAGAGAGATGGTGGGGAAGCTGTGCACTTCGAAGGCGAAGGAACAAAGAGCCTCGAAGCACCCACAGCTGTGGGAGGCCTTTCTCTGTACTCCCAGGTCCCAGAGCCATGTGCAGGGGAGCAGCCTCACCCCTG
The Agelaius phoeniceus isolate bAgePho1 chromosome 6, bAgePho1.hap1, whole genome shotgun sequence DNA segment above includes these coding regions:
- the ISCA2 gene encoding iron-sulfur cluster assembly 2 homolog, mitochondrial, which produces MAAGRGWSGMAAPAALRRWWMLALGGRTSRCSAPPCPGRALPRPPGGPARPAGSLLRWASSFSQPGPTESGPSEGQIFLSESCVKRLLEIAGGSEFLRLQVEGGGCSGFQYKFSLDTVINPDDRVFEQGGARVVVDVDSLAFVKGSMVDFSQELIRSSFQVVSNPQAEKGCSCGTSFSIKI
- the NPC2 gene encoding NPC intracellular cholesterol transporter 2, with the translated sequence MVPSPLALLLALGAAATALAEPLRFVDCGSVDGSIREVNVSPCPTQPCLLHKGTSYSINVTFASKIESQGSKARVYGEMLHVDIPFPIPEPDGCKSGIQCPIQKGHSYSYLNKLPVKSEYPSIKLIVKWELVDDQDQMLFCWKIPVQITS